The DNA sequence GCCTGGAGCTTATCGACGTACTCCGCGAGCGCGAGAAGTTGGGGGAGCGGCTCGAACGGCTCGCCGCGGAAGGTCTGGTCCGTCCCGGAGACGATGACGCGACGGCCGTCGGCGGCCAGTGCCTCGCAGACGTCGACCAGCTCGGTCGAGAAGAAGTTGGCCTCGTCGATGGCGACGACTTTCTCGCCGTTGAGCTGGTCGAGCATCGTCCAGAGACCGTCGCCCTCGCTGTCGACGACGGTGGCCTCCCACTGCCGACCGTTGTGCGAGCCGATGGTGGCCTCGCCGTAGCGGTCGTCGACGGCGGGCTTGAACACGGCGACCTCTTGGCCCGCGATCTCGGCGCGGCGGAGCCGACGGAGCAGTTCCTCGGTCTTCCCGGAGAACATCGAGCCCGAGATGACCTCGACCCATCCGCTCTGGGTGATGGCGTGCATAGGCCAACACGGCACCTCCTATTTCAAATGCGTATTCATTCTGCGGGCGGAGACTGTCCGCCGAGTCGTCGACCGCGTACCCGGCTCAGTCCCCTGCGCCCTTGTTCTGGCGACTCTCGAACGTCGCGGGGTCGGCCTCGATGTTCGCGAACTGAACGGCTCGCCGACCCAAGACGAGGACGCGCTCTTCGAGTCCCTCGTCGCGGAACGCGCCGTCATCGTCGAAGGCAGCGTGTGCGCGCGGCACCGCTGCTTGGTGGGGGATGACCCACGCGTCGAGCGCGCGGCAGACGGAGCGGAGATGTTCGAGCGCGGTCACGGGAAACGCGCCGCCAGAGACGGCGAGGAGACCGACGGTCTTGCCCGCGAACTCGTCGAACCCGCAGTAGTCGAGCGCGTTCTTCAGGACGCCCGAGTACGAGCCGTGGAACATCGGCGTGCCGAGGAGGACGGCGTCGGCTCCTCGGATCCGGTCGACCAGTTTCGCGCTGTCGCCCTGTGCGTCCTGGTCGGCGTCGAGCGTCGGCAGGTCGTAGTCGCGCAGGTCGACGAACTCTCCGGTCCCGCCAGCCTCCTCGACGCCACGGAGGGCGTGCTCGAGGGCTAGTCGGGTGTAACTCCGGTCGCGGAGGCTGCCGCCGAGCGCGACGACGTGCGGCTGTGACATACCGACACACACGACGAGGGGTGGCAAAACCGTACCGCCGATCCGGCCGCCTGTCGGTCGCGGTCACGCGTTCCGCGGACGTGGTGGTTATCAGTGCGCGGGGCTTCCGGCCGACTATGAACCTCGACGACACGGCGGACGCGGCCGACGACGGCGTCACCGAACCTCTCCCTGGGCAGATGGTGCAACACGGAACCGGCGTCAACTCCAACCGGGCGTTTCCGACGAACGGCTACCCCGCCAATCTCGACCCGTTCGTCCTCTTCGAGCGGTTCTACATCGACCCGGACAAGGGCTTCCCGATGCATCCCCACCGCGGCTTCGAGATCGTCTCGTACATGATCGACGGCGGGATGGAACACGAGGACTCGCTGGGCGTGAGCCACACGGCCTACGAGGGCGACACCATGCGCATCACCACCGGCGGCGGCATCCGCCACTCGGAGTTCCCCGCCGACGGCGCGGCCTGCAACGGTCTCCAGCTCTGGGTCAACCTCCCGCGCGAGAAGAAGGAGATAGACGCGGACTACGTCGACGCGAACGGCGAGGACCTACCGGTCGCCGACGTCGGCGGCGCGACGGTCAAGACGGTCGTCGGCGACGGCTCGCCCATCGAACTCCACACGCCGATGGAGTATCTGGACGTCCGCGTCGACGACGCGTGGACGTGGAGCGTCGACGAGGGCTGGTCGGGCTTCCTCTACGGCGTCTCGGGCAGCGGGACGGTGGACGGCAACGAGTTCGGCGAGGGCGACGTGTTACCGCTCACGGAGGGACGGGACGTCACCGTCGAGACCGAGAGCGGACTCCGCGTCGTCGCCGTGAGCGGAGAACCGCACGACGAGCCGATCCGCCAGCGCGGCCCGTTCGTGCTCTAACCGCTCGACTCAGTTGACTGCCTTCGAGAGTTCCGCGCCGGCTTTGAACTTGACGACGTTCTTCGCAGCGATCTGGATCTCCTTTCCTGTCTGCGGATTTCGCCCCGTTCGCGCCGACCGCTTCGAGATGCTAAACGAACCGAAGCCGATGAGCGCGATACGGTCGCCCTTCTTGAGCGCGCCTTTCGCCTCCGTGACGAACGCGTCCAGTGCTGCGAGTGCCCGCTTCGCGTCGGCCTTCGACAGCCCTGCTTCCCGTTCGAGGTAGTCGCCGTCGACGACGATTCCGCTCTCACGGCGGCGGTGTCGCATCCGAACCCGTCGCTTTCGACGGCTGTCACCCTCGCCCGGAATCAGGTCGAGTTCGTCTGCGAGCGCGTCGCTCGGGGAGAACGTGACGACGTTGACCGCGCCACGCTCGGTCCCGTCGCCGAGGCCGTCGCCGTCGCTGTCGGCGTCGAGATAGTCGTCGGACCGGAGGCTCCGTCGGACGACGGCGAACGTGCCGAAGTCGGGAACCGTGACGTCTTTGCCCGATTCGAGTTCCTTCCGCAGCGTGGCGACGAGGACGTCGAGAGCCCCGTCGTGGTCGAGATCGCCGTGCTTGCCGCGCTCGTCCGCCGCCGCGACTCCCGACAGTCCCGTCACGCCGAGACCGAGACCGACCGCCCCGAGGAGACTCCCCCTCAGCACTGCGCGTCGCCCGACCGCCGTGTGCATCCTGTCTGTTTCCCTCATACTCTGTCTAGACAGGACGTCTACGGGGATAAGCATGCACTCGTTCAGTGGGACGCTCGCGGCCGCAACGAGTGGTTATCGGCCGAGTTCCGTCACCGTCGGAGTCGGACGACGGTCTCCGCCTCGCGCTCGTCGACGTCGACCAATCCGTCGGAGTCGAGGTCGTCGACCAGTTCACGTAGCCACTCGCGGCCGTACTCGCCGCCGTAGTCGACACGGACTCTGGGACCCAACGTGTCCAGCGCGAGTTCGTCGTACTCGCCGAGGATGCGGACGACGCGGCCGCGCATCTGTCGCCGAGAGCCTTCGAAACTCGGCTGGGTCGGGACGTCGGGGGCGGTGAAGTCGCCCGTCTCGTAGGCGTGACACCACGCGCGCCACGGACAGCCCGCCTCGTCGCACTGGGGGGTCTTCCCGCAGGCGACGCCGCCGAGTTCCATGATCGCGTTGTTCCAGACGCGCGACTCGCCATCGGGCATGACGTACTGTGCAACCGTCTCGAAGGCCGCGTCGTCGTCCGGCACGTCGAACGCGCGGTGCAGCACGCGCTTGACGTTGGTGTCGACGACGGCGTCGCCGTTGTTGAACGCGAAGGAGGCGACCGCGTTCGCGGTGTACGGGCCGACGCCCATCAGCTCCTGCAGCTCGTCGGGCGACTCGGGGAACGTGCCTCCGTACTCTTCTTCGACCTGTCGTGCGGCCTCGTGGAGATACTTCGCGCGGTTGTTGTAGCCGAGGCTGTGACTCGTCCAGAAGCCGACGACGTCGCTTCGGTCGGCGTCAGCGAGGTCGGCGGCCGTCGGCCAGCGGTCGAGGAAGGCCTCCCAGGCCTCGACGACTCGGCCGAGTTGTGTCTGCTGGCTCATCACTTCGGAGACGAGAATCTCGTAGGCGTCGTCGGTCCGTCGCCACGGGAAGTTGCGGTGGTCGGCCTCGTACCACTCGACGAGCGCGCGTTGGACCTCGTCGACACCCTCGGCGTCTTCTGGGAGTGCGGGGGCGACGTCGCGGACCTCCTCGGGCACGGACGCGGCGTCAGTCATTGTCGGGAGGTGGGAAAGCGACGGCTTAGGGGTAGTGGTCTGGAGCGCGCGACGACGCGCCACGCGCCGCGTTCGTGGCGGGCAGAAGACATTTGCCGGTCGCGTCGGACGGCCGAGATATGGGTCTCGCGTCCGTGCTCAAACCCCTCGCGGCAATCGGCTGTTTCGTCGTCGCGTTCGCGATGGTGATCCTCCTCGGGCCGCCCGGCATCGTCGCCGCGGCCGTCTTCGGGGCTGTCGTCTGGGCAGTCTGGCGGGCGACGACTTACTCCTCGGAGTCGACGACGCCCGAGCGGACGAACTGTCCGTCGTGCGGCGCGCGCAACGACGTCTCTGCAGAGGTCTGCGGCTACTGCGGTGACCCGCTCTGACTCTCGGGAACGAAACGCGTATCCGACACCACCGTCTCCCTCCGGCCATGAGCCTCGACGACCTCAACGACGACGTACAGGCGTTCTACTCGGACCTCGACGACGACCTCGCGGTCGAACTGGACCGCGAGACGAAGAACGAGCTGGCGACGCTAGCGGCGGTCTTCGAGACCGACGACACCAGCGAACTGGTCCGCCGGGCGGTCCATATGCTCTTTCGCTCCTCCGTGGAGTCGGGTGACCTCGACTTCCAGCTGCGCCGCAGCTACGACGTCACCTACGACGAGTATCTCGCGGGGATGACCTACGACGAGATGACGGGTCAGGACCAGTATCCCCAGCGGGACGACGAACGTCGCTACCAGATGTAGAAAGCCCTCGGCACGCGCCCGGTTGTGGCGCGTGCCTCGCCCTTTTCATGTCCACCGGGAGAGCGAACTCTCCCGAGCCCCCCCACTTGTTTTACTCGCGGGAACACCAGGGCAGCAGCGCGAGTCGCGCACGTCGACCCGGCACGCTCATAAGCCACGTCCTCCCCAACCGATTCGCTCACTCACTCCGTTCGCTCGCTCATCCCTCGCACGGTGTCGGCGACGCCGTCGCGTCGCCAGCGCGCGCCACGGCGGAATCTCAGCTATCGTAAAAGCAGTCCTCTGCCAACCGATTTGCTCGATTACGCCACGTCAGCAATCGCCTTCAGCAGGAGGTCGGCACCGAGGTCGATCTCGCGCTCGGTCACGTCGAGCGGCGGGAGGATTCTGAGGACCTTGTGACCGCACGAGAGCGTCAGCAGGCCGCGTTGGAGCGCGGCTTCCTGCACGGCGTCGCGGCGTTCTTTGGTGTCGAACTCCAGTGCGAGCATCAGGCCCTTGCCGCGGATGTCGACGACGCCCTCGGGGTCGGCGTCGCGGGCCGTCTCTTTGAACTGGCGGCCGCGGACGGTCGCGTTGTCGAGCAGGTCGTACTCCTCGATAGCGTCCATCGTGAGCGCGCCCTGCAGCGAGGCGACGATGTCGCCCGCGCCCCACGTCGAGGAGATGCGGCCCGTCTCCTCGGGGAAGACGTCCGAGCGGGAGATGGTCGCGCCGACGCGCAGCCCCTTCGCGGCGGCGATGACGTCGGGTTCGATGCTGTAGTGGTCCGCGCCCCACATCTTTCCGGTCCGACCCATCCCGCTCTGAATCTCGTCGGCGACGAGCGTGATGTCGTGTTCCGTCGCGAGCGCGGCCACCTCGTCCATGAACTCGTCGCTCGGGATGCGGTAGCCCCCCTCGCCCTGGATGGGTTCGAGGATGATGTAGGCGACCTCGTCGGGGTCGACGTGGCCGCGCTCGGGGTCGAGCTTCTTCCGCAGCCGCGAGACCTGCTCGGCGGGGTCGTCGCCCACGAAGAAGCCACAGTCACAGGAGGCGGGCGTGCAGGCGCGGTCGTCACAGTAGGGGACGTCGTGGACGCCCGAGATCTCGGGGAACTCCCTGCGGTATTTCGACTTCGAGCGGTTGAGCGAGAGCGCGCCGAGCGTCCGCCCGTGGAAGGCACCCTCGAAGGTGATGGCGTACTTCGCGCCGTCGGCGTGGTCGTAGGCGATCTTGATGCCGTTCTCGACCGCCTCTGCCCCGGAGTTCGAGAGGAAGACGGTGTCCATCCCGTAGTGTTCGGTGGCGTCGGTGAGCCGGTCCATCAGCCCCGCGGGACCGGGGAACTGGCTGTCCTCAGGTCGCTCGGTGTCGCCCGCCGAGACGTAGAAGTCCTGGCCCGCGATCTTCAGCGGGTCGACGAGGTCGAACTCCCGAAGCGGCTCCATGATCTTCGGGTTGTTGTAGCCGAGGGGCGCGGCCGCGACGTGGCTCGTGAAGTCCATGAGGACGTTGCCGTCGACGTCGGTACAGAACGGGCCCTCCGCGTCCCCCGAGAGGTCCCAGACGAAGTCGTAGACGTAGGTGCTCGGTGCGGCGTTCTGGTGGTGGTATTCGACCCACTCGCGCGCTTTGTCGCCGGGCATCGACGTGACCTGCGGTTCGGCGGTTTCGCGGTCCATGGAGACTGGTCGCACACTGATCTGTTAAGACATTCGTTACGGTCTAGCCAAATAGTGCCACCAGGGCGGTGACGACACCGGTCGCCGTCAGCAGGACGGCACTCCACACGGCCACCCGTCGGGCGAACGCGCGCGGTCCGGCGGTGGCGATCAGGACCGCCTTCACCCCGACCGAACTCGCCGTCGCGAGCAGGATACCCACGACGGCCGTCGACCCGTCGATGGTGCCGCCACGGTAGAGCAGGACGGCCGAGGTGGTCGCACCGCCTGACGAGACCAGCCCCGAGACGAGCGCGCTCACGTAGAAGCCGACGTTGCCGAACTGGTCCTGGGCGACCGTCCCGACGACGAGGACGAGGAGGAACACCGCCCCGAACGCGAGGACGTTCTTCAGCGAGAAGGGACTCACGAGGTCCAACTCGACGTTCTCGCGCCAGTCGCTGGTGAACCGGGCGACGACGACGCTCCCGACGACGAGTGCCCCGAGGGGAATCGTGACCTCCCAGAGGAGTGGCTGGGCCGCCGTGGCGGTGAAGACGAGCGCGATACCGAGGTTCCGGAGTGCCATCGCGGCGTCCGCGAGCAGGACGCCCGCGACGGCGAAGTTGACCGAGTTGTCGTCCCGGCGGACCTGGTCGAGCATCGTCCCGACCACGGCCGTCGACGACGCCAGTCCGCCGAAGAACCCCGTGATGGCGATGCCGCGGCCGCCGTAGGTCTGGATGAGCGCGTAGTTGACGATGCCGATGCCGGCGACCGTCACCACCATCAGCCACGCGACGCGCGGTTCGAGCGTGTAGCCGAAGAGCTGCTCTTCGGCGGGCAGCAGCGGAAAGACGACGAACGCGAGGATGGCGAACTCGACGGTCGCCCGCAGCTCCGGACGGCTCAACCCCCCCGCGAAGTCATGGAGTTCCCGCTTGAGCACGAGTAGTGCCGACGAGAGGACGGCGACGGCGACGCCGGTGACGAAGAAGCCCGACGCGACGAGGACGCCGACGCCGTAGGCGACGAGCAGCGAGACCGACGTCGTCAGCGACAGTCCGTCGTCCTCGTCGCGGCGGAGTCCCTCGACGGCCAGCAGGATTCCCTGGACGACGACGAGGAGCCCCCCGACGGCGAGGAGCGTGACGCCGAGCGGCGACTCCTCGGCGACGATGGTGAACACCGCGCCGCCGAGACTCGTCAGTGCGAAGGTACGGATACCCGCGGACTTCTTCGACCACTCGCGCTCGAGACCGAGAAACAGGCCGAGCGCGGCGGCGATGACCACACGGACGACCGGGTCGTCGAGCGGGACCGCGGCGAAATCGGCTTGGACGACCGCCAGCCACGACGGGCCGAGAGGAGACGGAGAGAAAACCATCCGGAACGGTACGACTGTCTGATACATAATTGCACGGATTCGAAAGCAGCGGATGTCGGCCGCAGACGGCTCCGGTGCAGCCGCGGGACGTCCGAAGCCCGCGATACGCTTTTGTCAGTGGGGCAAGGGCAGTAGGGTATGTCGTTCCTCCAGTTCGACCGCGGCCGCGCGGCGTGGTGGTCGCTCGGTTTCACCCTCTCGGCGGCCCTCCTGTACGTCGTCTACTCGTTTATCGGGACGTTCGTCTTCGGCATCTTCATCTACTACGCGACGCGGCCCATCTACCGGCGACTCAAGACCCGCATCTATCCGTCCAGTCTCGCCGCCGCCGTCTCCATCTTCGCCTTGGCGTTACCGGCGATACTCCTCGCGCTGTACTCGCTGCTCGTCGTTCTCGGTGAAGTTTCGAAGCTCACGAACAACACGGAACTCGACCTCAGCCCGTATCTCACCTCGTATCTCGGCTTCGACCCGACGAGCGTCGACGGACTCAACCGTATCGATCCGGCGACGCTCTACGAGTCGGGACTCGAGGAGTACGTCACCTTCGACGTCATCGACACCCTCGTCGCGAACCTCGCCAGCGCCGTGGACACTGCCGCGTTCGTCGGCGTCGGTCTCGTCCATCTGTTCGTCATGGTCGCGATGGCGTTTTACCTGCTGCGCGACGACGGGAAAGTTGGGAGCTGGCTCCTGCGGCGCTTCTCCGACGACGAGGGTGTCCTCGACGCCTATCTCGCTGCCGTCGACTCCGACCTGAAAAGTATCTTCTTCGGCAACATCCTCAACGCCATCCTCACGGGGACCATCGGCGTCATCGCCTTCTCGATTCTCAACGTTTTCGCGCCGGCCGGCGTCAGAATCCCCGCGCCTGCCCTCGTCGGACTGCTCGCCGGTGTCGCCAGTCTCATCCCCGTCGTCGGGATGAAACTCGTCTACGTGCCGGTCGCAGGCTACATGGGCGTACAGGCCGGTCTCTTCGTCGGCCCGGAGTCGCTGTGGTTCGTCGTCGTCTTCGCCGCCATCTCCTTCGTCGTCGTCGACACCATCCCGGATCTCGTGCTCCGGCCGTACGTCTCGGGGCGGCGACTCCACGTCGGCAGCGTCATGCTGGCCTACACGCTCGGACCGCTGCTGTTCGGCTGGTACGGCATCTTCCTCCTCCCGATGCTGCTGGTCTTTCTCGTCCACTTCGCGCGTATCGTCCTACCGGAACTGGTCGCTGGCAAGCCGATCCGCCCCTACGTCGTCGACCCGGTCTATCTGTCGGACACGCAGGTCGCTGTCGGTGCAAGCGAGACGGACGGAGGACGAGAATCCGCCGGGGACACGGACGTCGAATCGGCGGTCCACTCGGAGTCTGCTTCGGAGTCGGCGGCCAATTCGGACACGGCTTCCGAGTCGGTAGCCAACGCGGAATCGGCTTCGGAGTCGGCGGCCGACGGTAGCCCGGATACGTCGACGACTCCGTCCCAGCGAGACGAGCGGTAACCCGGCTACTCCTCGATGTACTGTGCTTCCCACTCGGTGCGGGCTTCGATCTCACGACGCCCGCGGCGTGTCAGGGTGTAGTAGTTGGTTCGACGGTCACGCTGGCCCTTCTCGACGAGGCCCTTGTCGACGAGCGTGTCGAGGTTGGGATAGAGCCGTCCGTGGTGAATCTCCTTCTCGTAGTACTCTTCGAGTTCCTCTTTGATTGCAAGCCCGTGTGGTTCGTCGAGCCCGGCGATAACGTACAGCAGATCTCGCTGAAAGCCTGTCAAGTCGTACATCGGTAATATCCGCCTATGAATTCTTGTCGGATTACAATAAATATATCGGCCATATCGACTACTCTCGGGGGTAGGAACCTGCTACCTCGACTCTCCGCCCGAGGTCGAAGATTAATAGACGTGATTTGTTCTCTCGTGAACTGGTGACCGCAAAGCTACATATTTGTGGTCTGATGTGTGGCACGATTCAAGTCCACGTGTGGCGTACCCACCAGTATGCCGGAAGAAGTCCTGTTCAAATCGGAATCGCGTCAGAGCCGTGCTGCCGTCGCCGACTACCTCCGCTCTATCGCGGACAAACTCGACGCGGGTGAGCCTGTCTCCCTGATCGCTGGCGACCAGTCGATCACCCTCGACGTGCCCGCCCAGCCGACCTTCGAGGTCAAAGCCGAACGCGAGACGTCGAAGAGCGGTGGCTCGCCGGAGCTGAGTCTCGAACTCGAACTGGAGTGGGACGAGGGCGCGCCTGACGGCGATACGTCGCTCTCGGTAGAATAGCACGACCGACAGCACCGTCGCTCTCGGTTTTGGTATCTGAAAAGGAAAGCAAGCCACGCGAAAATCGCGTGTATGCTTGCCGCCCTGAATTGGTCCCCGCTGACGCTTCGGCCCTCCAAAGCGAAGCGTCACCTGTTCATACCCTCCGTTTGGTCTTAAAGGTACCGACGTCTTTCCCGGACGCCGGTCTGTCCGGTCTGTGAGACCGTCTACAGATGCTCCTCTTCGAGCACCCAGCCGATGGCGCGTTTGTAGTACGTGAACATCTGTCTGACGCCCTCGTGGCGCATCTCCTCGCTGTCGAGCTGTTCTTGGAGGAACTCGTACTGCTCGCGGATCTCCGCTTCGTCGCGCATACGGGACGTTGGGGGGTTGGGTACTTGGCGATGGCGGGCTAGCTGTTGTGAGAATACCGTCTGTTGTCTTTCGTTCGCTTGTTGACGAGGCTTCGAGGGACATCTCGAAAGCCCACGCGCTCTGAACTCCCACCGCTCGCCGCGCTCCTCGTCGCTCGTTTCACTCGCTCCTGCGGTGCTCGCGTCGCGGG is a window from the Halogranum gelatinilyticum genome containing:
- a CDS encoding thymidine kinase; protein product: MHAITQSGWVEVISGSMFSGKTEELLRRLRRAEIAGQEVAVFKPAVDDRYGEATIGSHNGRQWEATVVDSEGDGLWTMLDQLNGEKVVAIDEANFFSTELVDVCEALAADGRRVIVSGTDQTFRGEPFEPLPQLLALAEYVDKLQAICTVCGEPATRNQRLIDGEPAHVDDPTILVGAEESYEARCRNCHTLRTD
- a CDS encoding NADPH-dependent FMN reductase, encoding MSQPHVVALGGSLRDRSYTRLALEHALRGVEEAGGTGEFVDLRDYDLPTLDADQDAQGDSAKLVDRIRGADAVLLGTPMFHGSYSGVLKNALDYCGFDEFAGKTVGLLAVSGGAFPVTALEHLRSVCRALDAWVIPHQAAVPRAHAAFDDDGAFRDEGLEERVLVLGRRAVQFANIEADPATFESRQNKGAGD
- a CDS encoding pirin family protein, with product MVQHGTGVNSNRAFPTNGYPANLDPFVLFERFYIDPDKGFPMHPHRGFEIVSYMIDGGMEHEDSLGVSHTAYEGDTMRITTGGGIRHSEFPADGAACNGLQLWVNLPREKKEIDADYVDANGEDLPVADVGGATVKTVVGDGSPIELHTPMEYLDVRVDDAWTWSVDEGWSGFLYGVSGSGTVDGNEFGEGDVLPLTEGRDVTVETESGLRVVAVSGEPHDEPIRQRGPFVL
- a CDS encoding HU family DNA-binding protein; this translates as MRETDRMHTAVGRRAVLRGSLLGAVGLGLGVTGLSGVAAADERGKHGDLDHDGALDVLVATLRKELESGKDVTVPDFGTFAVVRRSLRSDDYLDADSDGDGLGDGTERGAVNVVTFSPSDALADELDLIPGEGDSRRKRRVRMRHRRRESGIVVDGDYLEREAGLSKADAKRALAALDAFVTEAKGALKKGDRIALIGFGSFSISKRSARTGRNPQTGKEIQIAAKNVVKFKAGAELSKAVN
- a CDS encoding HhH-GPD family protein, which gives rise to MTDAASVPEEVRDVAPALPEDAEGVDEVQRALVEWYEADHRNFPWRRTDDAYEILVSEVMSQQTQLGRVVEAWEAFLDRWPTAADLADADRSDVVGFWTSHSLGYNNRAKYLHEAARQVEEEYGGTFPESPDELQELMGVGPYTANAVASFAFNNGDAVVDTNVKRVLHRAFDVPDDDAAFETVAQYVMPDGESRVWNNAIMELGGVACGKTPQCDEAGCPWRAWCHAYETGDFTAPDVPTQPSFEGSRRQMRGRVVRILGEYDELALDTLGPRVRVDYGGEYGREWLRELVDDLDSDGLVDVDEREAETVVRLRR
- a CDS encoding zinc ribbon domain-containing protein, whose protein sequence is MGLASVLKPLAAIGCFVVAFAMVILLGPPGIVAAAVFGAVVWAVWRATTYSSESTTPERTNCPSCGARNDVSAEVCGYCGDPL
- a CDS encoding aminotransferase class III-fold pyridoxal phosphate-dependent enzyme; protein product: MDRETAEPQVTSMPGDKAREWVEYHHQNAAPSTYVYDFVWDLSGDAEGPFCTDVDGNVLMDFTSHVAAAPLGYNNPKIMEPLREFDLVDPLKIAGQDFYVSAGDTERPEDSQFPGPAGLMDRLTDATEHYGMDTVFLSNSGAEAVENGIKIAYDHADGAKYAITFEGAFHGRTLGALSLNRSKSKYRREFPEISGVHDVPYCDDRACTPASCDCGFFVGDDPAEQVSRLRKKLDPERGHVDPDEVAYIILEPIQGEGGYRIPSDEFMDEVAALATEHDITLVADEIQSGMGRTGKMWGADHYSIEPDVIAAAKGLRVGATISRSDVFPEETGRISSTWGAGDIVASLQGALTMDAIEEYDLLDNATVRGRQFKETARDADPEGVVDIRGKGLMLALEFDTKERRDAVQEAALQRGLLTLSCGHKVLRILPPLDVTEREIDLGADLLLKAIADVA
- a CDS encoding MgtC/SapB family protein, which gives rise to MVFSPSPLGPSWLAVVQADFAAVPLDDPVVRVVIAAALGLFLGLEREWSKKSAGIRTFALTSLGGAVFTIVAEESPLGVTLLAVGGLLVVVQGILLAVEGLRRDEDDGLSLTTSVSLLVAYGVGVLVASGFFVTGVAVAVLSSALLVLKRELHDFAGGLSRPELRATVEFAILAFVVFPLLPAEEQLFGYTLEPRVAWLMVVTVAGIGIVNYALIQTYGGRGIAITGFFGGLASSTAVVGTMLDQVRRDDNSVNFAVAGVLLADAAMALRNLGIALVFTATAAQPLLWEVTIPLGALVVGSVVVARFTSDWRENVELDLVSPFSLKNVLAFGAVFLLVLVVGTVAQDQFGNVGFYVSALVSGLVSSGGATTSAVLLYRGGTIDGSTAVVGILLATASSVGVKAVLIATAGPRAFARRVAVWSAVLLTATGVVTALVALFG
- a CDS encoding AI-2E family transporter, producing MSFLQFDRGRAAWWSLGFTLSAALLYVVYSFIGTFVFGIFIYYATRPIYRRLKTRIYPSSLAAAVSIFALALPAILLALYSLLVVLGEVSKLTNNTELDLSPYLTSYLGFDPTSVDGLNRIDPATLYESGLEEYVTFDVIDTLVANLASAVDTAAFVGVGLVHLFVMVAMAFYLLRDDGKVGSWLLRRFSDDEGVLDAYLAAVDSDLKSIFFGNILNAILTGTIGVIAFSILNVFAPAGVRIPAPALVGLLAGVASLIPVVGMKLVYVPVAGYMGVQAGLFVGPESLWFVVVFAAISFVVVDTIPDLVLRPYVSGRRLHVGSVMLAYTLGPLLFGWYGIFLLPMLLVFLVHFARIVLPELVAGKPIRPYVVDPVYLSDTQVAVGASETDGGRESAGDTDVESAVHSESASESAANSDTASESVANAESASESAADGSPDTSTTPSQRDER
- a CDS encoding PadR family transcriptional regulator → MYDLTGFQRDLLYVIAGLDEPHGLAIKEELEEYYEKEIHHGRLYPNLDTLVDKGLVEKGQRDRRTNYYTLTRRGRREIEARTEWEAQYIEE
- a CDS encoding amphi-Trp domain-containing protein, giving the protein MPEEVLFKSESRQSRAAVADYLRSIADKLDAGEPVSLIAGDQSITLDVPAQPTFEVKAERETSKSGGSPELSLELELEWDEGAPDGDTSLSVE